A window of the Nitrosopumilus ureiphilus genome harbors these coding sequences:
- a CDS encoding phosphoribosyltransferase, with amino-acid sequence MTLNQDVDWNEIDSLVKILSKTISKLPRTFSSITTLSRGGLVPSRLLADHLGIGKILVDKNKISSDSLFIDDIFDTGDTFNKTVSKVDDPSKLVFVTLFARRGKKYPKQLIYAKKTDNSAYVVFPWDRLEFKRSQN; translated from the coding sequence ATGACATTAAACCAAGATGTTGATTGGAATGAAATAGACTCATTGGTGAAAATACTCTCAAAAACTATTTCAAAATTACCGCGAACTTTTTCAAGCATAACTACTCTTAGTAGGGGTGGATTGGTCCCTTCACGTTTACTTGCAGATCATCTTGGAATTGGAAAAATTCTAGTTGACAAAAACAAGATATCGTCAGATTCTTTATTTATTGATGATATTTTTGACACTGGTGATACTTTTAACAAAACTGTTTCAAAGGTTGATGATCCGTCAAAACTTGTATTTGTTACATTATTTGCAAGACGTGGGAAAAAATATCCTAAACAACTAATCTATGCGAAAAAAACAGACAATTCTGCATATGTTGTTTTTCCATGGGATAGATTAGAGTTTAAAAGATCTCAGAATTAA
- a CDS encoding DUF6659 family protein, whose translation MDNAEELEKICQKIIKLDPKMRSARFINSRGHLAAGGMKKGVFSLEAQKQDEMMFMELALRVRMRREFDHEFGEVHFSMSYRDKVIVMSFPLNNDDVLLLSCEKEIDFGKLPFKVLKIIEPLKKSPTKIF comes from the coding sequence GTGGATAATGCCGAAGAGCTTGAAAAAATCTGTCAAAAAATCATAAAACTGGATCCTAAGATGCGTTCAGCCAGATTCATCAATAGCAGAGGACATCTAGCTGCTGGGGGCATGAAGAAAGGTGTCTTTTCACTTGAAGCCCAAAAACAAGATGAAATGATGTTCATGGAACTAGCACTACGTGTTAGAATGAGAAGGGAATTTGATCATGAATTTGGTGAAGTTCATTTTTCAATGTCTTACAGAGATAAGGTGATTGTAATGAGTTTTCCACTAAATAATGATGATGTGTTACTTTTGTCCTGTGAAAAAGAAATAGATTTTGGAAAACTGCCATTTAAAGTTCTTAAAATCATTGAACCTTTGAAAAAATCTCCAACAAAAATATTCTGA
- a CDS encoding poly(R)-hydroxyalkanoic acid synthase subunit PhaE — protein sequence MASKPQALTSIGPMRAFAANSKKISTELIEINEDLMEFNKYLTQYYKQLSEAWGIAQKKVNLKAPEIPQDVEQIEAFKRIWIDIFDNDFTELFDSDKFGENYGKLVSKELELTKHWNNITNVILQSVNLPSKEEIDEVYKEIHSLKKRVGKLELELKKKEIVKNAK from the coding sequence ATGGCAAGTAAGCCTCAAGCACTCACATCAATTGGCCCAATGCGTGCATTTGCTGCAAACTCTAAGAAAATTTCAACTGAATTAATCGAAATTAATGAGGATTTGATGGAATTCAACAAGTATCTAACTCAGTACTACAAGCAGCTCTCAGAAGCCTGGGGAATTGCTCAAAAAAAAGTAAATCTGAAAGCTCCAGAAATCCCTCAGGATGTAGAACAAATAGAGGCTTTCAAACGAATTTGGATTGACATTTTTGATAATGACTTTACAGAATTATTTGATTCGGATAAATTTGGTGAGAATTATGGAAAACTTGTATCAAAAGAACTTGAATTAACTAAACACTGGAATAATATAACTAATGTAATTTTACAATCAGTGAATCTTCCAAGTAAAGAAGAGATAGATGAAGTATACAAAGAGATTCATTCATTAAAAAAAAGAGTGGGGAAACTAGAATTAGAATTAAAGAAAAAGGAGATTGTAAAAAATGCAAAGTGA
- the phaC gene encoding class III poly(R)-hydroxyalkanoic acid synthase subunit PhaC produces the protein MQSESRVDPKIIEEILKFSKNVINAPKLVAAPDEIVLEVTPHDTVQMMDKTRLIHYRSLTEKQHKTPLLISYALINRYHILDIQPEKSWVRNLLQQGFDIYMLDWGTPTSMDKYLDFDDYVNGYLDSYVEYIKNESSNEKISLQGYCTGATIATAYTSLHPESVKNYIATAPVIDGWRDTTVISNLAKHMDVEKMVEIIGNMPPEFMYYCFSVLKPFEQGIEKYVKFFKNIDNKKFVDNFLRVEKWLGDTPPIPGELFKQWIKDIYQDNLLIQNKMYIEGQRIDLKKIDMPVFTQVAVGDHLVSPECSMPLHYAIGSEDKTLRMYPTGHVGMIASSLSQKKVLPELGQWLAERS, from the coding sequence ATGCAAAGTGAGTCAAGAGTAGATCCAAAAATCATTGAAGAGATTTTAAAATTTAGCAAAAATGTAATTAATGCGCCAAAATTAGTCGCAGCGCCTGATGAGATCGTTTTGGAAGTAACTCCTCATGATACGGTACAAATGATGGACAAAACAAGATTAATACATTATAGATCACTTACTGAGAAACAACACAAAACACCATTACTCATTTCATATGCATTGATTAACAGATACCACATACTTGATATTCAACCAGAAAAAAGCTGGGTTAGAAATCTACTTCAACAAGGATTTGATATCTACATGTTAGATTGGGGAACACCTACCAGTATGGACAAGTATCTGGATTTTGACGATTATGTTAATGGATATTTAGATTCGTATGTAGAATATATCAAAAATGAATCATCTAATGAGAAAATTTCATTGCAAGGGTATTGTACTGGAGCAACTATTGCTACAGCTTACACATCTTTGCATCCAGAAAGTGTAAAAAATTACATCGCAACTGCTCCTGTAATTGATGGATGGCGTGATACAACTGTAATTAGTAATCTTGCAAAGCACATGGATGTAGAGAAAATGGTCGAAATCATAGGAAACATGCCTCCTGAATTCATGTATTATTGTTTTTCAGTTCTTAAACCATTTGAACAGGGAATTGAAAAATATGTTAAATTTTTCAAAAATATAGATAACAAGAAATTCGTAGACAATTTCCTTAGAGTTGAAAAATGGTTAGGAGACACACCTCCAATCCCAGGAGAATTATTCAAACAGTGGATTAAAGACATCTATCAAGACAATTTACTGATTCAAAACAAGATGTACATAGAGGGGCAAAGAATTGATTTGAAAAAAATAGACATGCCAGTATTTACGCAAGTTGCAGTAGGAGATCACCTTGTATCACCTGAGTGTAGTATGCCTCTACATTATGCCATTGGAAGCGAAGACAAAACATTGAGAATGTATCCAACAGGACATGTAGGAATGATTGCTAGCTCATTATCACAAAAGAAGGTGTTACCTGAGCTGGGACAATGGTTAGCTGAAAGATCATAA
- a CDS encoding AbrB/MazE/SpoVT family DNA-binding domain-containing protein, with protein MNGNQNLYDPSEMFKSWIQKSGRAQAEFMKNFGALMTNQPGQTFNPLETLKGVSESTRKAQSSIMENVASMQSKSMDTMFNIGQMLPSFMNWGAYKTTISSNGRISIPEAERNALGLSDGDLVQVIILPIAKKSKNKEVKQ; from the coding sequence ATGAATGGTAATCAAAACCTATATGATCCTAGTGAAATGTTCAAATCTTGGATCCAAAAAAGTGGACGTGCTCAAGCAGAATTTATGAAAAATTTTGGTGCATTGATGACAAATCAACCTGGCCAAACATTCAATCCTTTAGAAACACTCAAAGGAGTTTCTGAAAGTACTCGAAAAGCTCAATCTAGCATTATGGAGAACGTAGCATCAATGCAAAGTAAAAGCATGGATACAATGTTTAACATCGGACAAATGCTTCCCTCCTTCATGAATTGGGGTGCATACAAAACTACCATTAGCAGCAATGGACGAATCTCAATCCCTGAAGCTGAACGTAATGCACTTGGTTTGAGTGACGGTGACTTGGTTCAAGTTATCATCCTACCAATTGCAAAAAAATCAAAAAATAAGGAGGTGAAACAATGA
- a CDS encoding alpha/beta fold hydrolase, whose product MEEKFLQIDENKIRYLESGNSKKTLVLVHGLGASAERWNPVIPIFAENYHVLVPDLIGFGYSDKPLVDYTPDFFSDFLKKFFTATKTERASVVGSSLGGQVSAEFTISHPQDVEKLILTSPAGVMEHSTPALDAYIMAALYPNELNAKKAFELMEGSGEEVPEEIVSGFVERMKLPNAKLAFMSTILGLKNSKLVSSKLESIITPTLVIWGVDDPVIPIENSEIFISKIQGCQLFKMEHCGHTPYVQDPHTFSSKVLEFLTDP is encoded by the coding sequence GTGGAAGAAAAATTTCTTCAAATCGATGAAAACAAAATCCGATATCTAGAATCTGGTAATTCTAAAAAAACACTTGTGCTAGTTCATGGTTTGGGTGCATCAGCTGAAAGATGGAATCCAGTCATCCCTATTTTCGCAGAAAACTATCATGTATTGGTTCCTGATCTTATTGGCTTTGGATATAGTGACAAACCATTAGTAGATTACACTCCTGATTTCTTTTCAGATTTTTTAAAAAAATTTTTCACTGCAACCAAAACTGAACGCGCCAGTGTAGTTGGTTCTTCATTAGGGGGTCAAGTATCTGCAGAATTCACAATATCTCATCCTCAGGATGTCGAGAAACTAATTCTTACATCTCCAGCTGGGGTGATGGAGCATTCTACTCCTGCACTAGATGCATACATTATGGCTGCTTTGTATCCTAATGAACTAAATGCAAAAAAGGCATTTGAACTAATGGAGGGTTCTGGAGAAGAGGTTCCTGAAGAGATTGTTAGTGGTTTTGTAGAGCGAATGAAATTACCTAATGCAAAACTAGCCTTTATGTCCACTATCTTAGGTTTAAAAAATTCAAAACTCGTTTCATCAAAACTTGAATCTATAATTACTCCGACTTTGGTAATTTGGGGGGTTGATGATCCAGTAATCCCAATTGAAAATTCTGAGATTTTTATCTCCAAAATTCAGGGCTGCCAACTTTTTAAAATGGAACATTGTGGCCACACCCCATATGTGCAAGATCCGCATACTTTTTCAAGTAAGGTTTTAGAATTTCTAACCGATCCCTAG
- a CDS encoding universal stress protein: protein MIQKKISKILVPLDGSKNSIRGLEMAITLSRQCGAIITGVYSIYAPPHSEFRGVGSVEKALNEQVEKIMEEAKILAAKHGIVFKEKLMRGEIGYNIIKMAHGKEKFDMIVMGSRGRSSAKEIFFGSTSNYVIHASKIPVVIVK, encoded by the coding sequence GTGATACAGAAGAAAATTTCAAAAATTTTAGTTCCACTAGATGGATCAAAAAACTCCATTAGAGGCCTTGAGATGGCCATTACTTTATCTAGACAGTGTGGGGCAATTATTACCGGCGTGTATTCCATTTACGCACCACCACATTCAGAATTCAGAGGGGTAGGTTCAGTTGAAAAAGCATTGAATGAGCAAGTAGAAAAAATCATGGAAGAAGCCAAGATCCTAGCAGCAAAACACGGAATTGTATTTAAAGAAAAATTGATGAGAGGTGAAATCGGATACAATATTATCAAGATGGCCCATGGGAAAGAAAAATTCGACATGATAGTAATGGGATCGCGAGGAAGAAGTTCAGCTAAGGAGATATTCTTTGGCAGTACATCAAACTATGTAATACACGCATCCAAGATTCCTGTAGTTATTGTAAAGTAA
- the msrA gene encoding peptide-methionine (S)-S-oxide reductase MsrA, with protein sequence MKATFGAGCFWHVEDLLNKTKGVKSTQVGYIGGQLPNPTYEEVCADKTGHAEAVEVEYDPEEISYEELLDVFWNNHNPTTLNRQGPDVGHQYRSAIFIHNEEQKAIAEKSKQDLEKSGRFENSIVTEIVPAPTFYKAEEYHQKYFKKHGFS encoded by the coding sequence ATGAAAGCAACCTTTGGTGCAGGATGTTTTTGGCATGTTGAAGATTTACTAAATAAAACTAAAGGTGTAAAATCAACCCAAGTAGGATATATTGGTGGCCAACTACCAAATCCTACGTATGAAGAAGTATGTGCTGATAAAACAGGTCACGCAGAAGCTGTAGAAGTAGAATATGATCCTGAAGAGATATCTTATGAAGAACTCCTTGATGTGTTTTGGAATAACCATAATCCTACAACTTTGAATCGTCAAGGACCTGATGTTGGTCATCAATACCGTTCTGCAATTTTTATTCATAATGAAGAACAAAAAGCTATTGCAGAAAAATCTAAACAAGATCTTGAGAAATCAGGTAGATTTGAAAATTCTATAGTGACTGAAATAGTTCCAGCTCCAACATTTTACAAAGCCGAAGAGTACCATCAAAAATATTTCAAGAAACACGGATTCTCTTAA
- a CDS encoding DUF6659 family protein, which produces MSNPDTALKLYGEKCKELLREAEIRFAGIVDNNGQLIAGGFKEGLVPHEGDETRLQSFLEFVSKASIRKEYDESLGPINYLAARRDKAVLVSFPFPITQILLLISAEPTANIETLAKKVVEIFTDVT; this is translated from the coding sequence ATGTCAAATCCTGACACTGCATTGAAACTATACGGTGAAAAATGCAAAGAGTTACTTCGTGAAGCCGAGATCCGATTTGCAGGCATTGTTGATAACAATGGCCAATTAATTGCTGGTGGATTTAAGGAAGGACTTGTGCCTCATGAAGGAGATGAGACTAGATTGCAGTCATTTTTAGAGTTTGTCTCTAAAGCCTCTATTCGAAAAGAATATGATGAGAGTTTAGGACCAATTAATTATCTTGCAGCAAGACGAGATAAGGCAGTTTTAGTAAGCTTTCCATTCCCTATAACACAAATCCTCTTGTTGATATCTGCAGAACCTACTGCTAACATTGAAACTCTGGCAAAAAAAGTTGTTGAAATATTCACCGATGTTACCTAA
- a CDS encoding methyltransferase domain-containing protein produces the protein MVSINPLQVLLWTFRRNEKDVVNLYTTLSPVMQIATGGSMLNFGYWSSDHADPISAQKNLCMIFSELAELSSAKHVADIGSGLSAPSKLWKENFPNLDLYDVNINFNQLCFPGIQKNIEFLNATSTKLPFSNDSVDRVLALESAQHFKPLSDFIYESKRILVKSGLLVIAIPITTEKSSFGKLGVLKFTWSSEHYTLNYLKHLLKSAGFTISDEQLIGSNVYPPLTDYYLENRERLKKLILENYPQYVEKILFKSLLKMKKSSEEKIIDYVLLKCRL, from the coding sequence TTGGTGTCAATTAATCCTCTCCAAGTGTTACTGTGGACATTTCGTAGAAATGAAAAAGATGTAGTGAATCTTTACACCACTCTATCACCTGTCATGCAGATTGCAACTGGTGGCTCTATGCTGAATTTTGGTTATTGGTCATCTGACCATGCAGATCCTATTTCTGCTCAAAAAAATCTATGTATGATTTTTTCAGAATTGGCAGAATTATCTTCTGCAAAACATGTAGCAGATATTGGCAGTGGATTATCTGCTCCCTCTAAACTATGGAAAGAAAATTTTCCAAACCTTGATTTGTATGATGTAAATATTAATTTCAACCAACTATGTTTTCCTGGAATTCAGAAAAACATAGAATTCTTGAACGCCACTTCTACAAAACTGCCCTTTTCTAATGATTCAGTTGATCGTGTCTTGGCATTGGAGTCTGCACAACATTTCAAACCATTATCTGATTTTATCTACGAGTCAAAAAGAATATTGGTGAAATCAGGATTACTTGTAATTGCAATTCCTATAACAACTGAAAAATCATCCTTTGGAAAATTAGGTGTTTTAAAATTTACCTGGTCATCAGAGCACTATACTCTGAATTATTTGAAACATCTTCTAAAATCTGCAGGTTTTACCATTTCTGATGAACAACTCATTGGTTCAAATGTTTATCCTCCTCTTACTGATTATTATCTTGAAAATAGAGAACGACTAAAAAAATTAATTTTAGAAAACTATCCTCAATATGTTGAAAAAATTCTTTTTAAATCTCTTTTGAAAATGAAAAAATCATCTGAAGAAAAAATAATTGATTATGTCTTGCTGAAATGTCGACTCTAG
- a CDS encoding RDD family protein codes for MNESNSDTSSKIVLAKWTDRFFAWLIDFIIISSISTAIIFASLGSINYEFEEDSFWMENIQYIPTSVLFFVYWTILEYKTGQTIGKKIMNLKIVNIDGRKPNLKGIMISSFGKAFLLPIDVILGWFLTNEKRQRIFNKLGDTLIVKIKEINDISDVKYLKD; via the coding sequence ATGAATGAATCAAATTCAGACACATCATCTAAGATAGTTTTAGCAAAATGGACTGACAGATTCTTTGCATGGCTAATTGATTTTATCATTATTTCAAGTATTTCAACGGCAATAATTTTTGCTTCATTGGGTTCAATAAATTATGAATTTGAAGAGGATTCATTTTGGATGGAAAACATACAATACATTCCAACTAGTGTTTTGTTTTTTGTTTATTGGACTATTTTAGAATACAAAACAGGTCAAACAATCGGGAAAAAAATCATGAATTTGAAAATAGTCAATATTGATGGAAGAAAACCAAATTTGAAAGGAATTATGATCAGTAGTTTTGGTAAAGCATTTCTTTTACCAATAGATGTTATTTTAGGATGGTTTTTGACTAATGAAAAACGTCAACGGATTTTTAATAAATTAGGAGATACATTGATTGTAAAAATCAAAGAAATAAATGATATTTCAGACGTAAAATATTTGAAAGACTAG
- a CDS encoding aspartate aminotransferase family protein, which yields MVLDYTQEYKKKTPQSAKIFAKSSKLHVNGVSHNIRFYEPYPFVVKKSSGKNLIDVDNNKYTDYWMGHWSLVLGHGQKNVKDALKKQIEKSWMYGTVNEQTILLSELISKAVPVAEKIRYVTSGTEATMYAVRLARSVTGKKIIAKIDGGWHGYTSDLLKSVNWPFSESESSGIVNEEKIVSIPYNDLEESLVILKKHSNDLAGVIIEPVLGGGGCISADSDYLKGIQEFCKKNNSLFILDEIVTGFRFRYGCLYPTMKLEPDIVTLGKIVGGGMAIGVMCGKKEIMEYADITGKKKSERSYVGGGTFSANPTSMTSGFATLSVLKNNKSIHSTINSLGDYARKELNKVFDGKVIITGKGSLFMTHFVKNGITEITNAAQASKCDTKALHDYHFKMIAHDGIFFLPGKLGAISYAHTKQDIKKMVLASEF from the coding sequence TTGGTTTTGGATTACACACAAGAGTACAAGAAAAAGACTCCACAATCTGCAAAAATATTTGCAAAGTCATCCAAACTTCATGTTAATGGTGTTAGTCATAACATAAGATTTTATGAACCATATCCATTTGTTGTAAAAAAATCATCTGGAAAAAATTTGATTGATGTGGATAACAACAAATACACAGATTACTGGATGGGTCACTGGAGTCTGGTTTTAGGACATGGGCAAAAAAATGTTAAAGACGCTCTAAAAAAACAGATTGAAAAAAGCTGGATGTATGGGACAGTCAATGAGCAGACGATTTTATTATCTGAATTAATTTCAAAGGCAGTTCCAGTAGCTGAAAAGATTCGATATGTCACATCAGGAACTGAAGCTACAATGTATGCAGTAAGACTAGCACGTTCTGTTACAGGGAAAAAAATAATTGCAAAGATTGACGGCGGATGGCATGGCTATACTTCAGATTTACTGAAATCAGTAAACTGGCCATTTTCTGAATCAGAAAGTAGTGGGATTGTAAATGAAGAAAAAATTGTGTCAATTCCTTACAATGATTTGGAAGAGTCTTTGGTGATTTTAAAAAAACATTCAAATGATTTGGCAGGTGTTATTATAGAGCCAGTCTTAGGCGGTGGCGGATGCATTTCAGCTGATTCGGATTATTTGAAAGGGATACAAGAGTTTTGTAAGAAAAATAATTCATTATTTATTTTAGATGAAATAGTTACAGGTTTTAGATTTAGATATGGATGTCTATATCCTACAATGAAGCTAGAACCAGACATTGTAACGTTGGGAAAGATTGTAGGTGGAGGAATGGCAATTGGTGTAATGTGTGGAAAAAAAGAGATTATGGAATATGCAGATATCACTGGAAAGAAAAAATCAGAGCGCAGTTATGTTGGAGGCGGAACATTTTCTGCAAACCCCACATCAATGACTTCAGGATTTGCGACACTTTCAGTTTTAAAAAATAACAAATCTATTCACTCAACAATTAATTCGTTAGGGGATTATGCAAGAAAGGAACTAAACAAAGTATTTGATGGCAAAGTCATCATTACAGGTAAGGGTTCTTTGTTTATGACTCATTTTGTGAAAAATGGAATTACAGAAATAACAAATGCTGCTCAAGCATCAAAGTGCGATACAAAAGCACTGCATGATTATCATTTTAAGATGATAGCACATGACGGAATATTCTTTTTGCCAGGTAAATTAGGCGCAATATCTTATGCCCATACAAAGCAAGATATCAAGAAGATGGTTTTGGCATCAGAATTTTAG
- a CDS encoding RNA-guided endonuclease InsQ/TnpB family protein, with product MQRNYKFRLYPSDSQEYKLNNNLNVCKWVYNKFVEQAKNNFLTRNDMNYILTELKQSESWLYNYHSKMLQMVSTQLESAEKSLIELSKKGNKTGQLRFARYGEYRTFTYNQSGFKIETNGDKTLLYLSKIGHIEIRKHREIPDDANIKQVIVTKTPSGKWFVCATVDISEPLISIIPKISFSKPVGIDVGIKSFAYDSDGYQTPNPLNLKKMLKPLARIQRKVSRRKKGSNNRLKAILHMQKIHEKIANRRKDFQHKLSTQYAKNNDVVFVEKLENSKHGKKPQIGKKYNGFKLGDIFAKTGIQVQDAS from the coding sequence TTGCAACGAAACTACAAGTTCAGACTATATCCAAGTGATTCTCAAGAATACAAACTGAACAACAACCTTAATGTCTGCAAGTGGGTATACAACAAATTTGTAGAACAAGCTAAAAATAATTTTCTCACCAGAAACGACATGAACTATATTTTGACAGAACTAAAGCAATCAGAATCATGGCTGTACAACTATCACAGCAAGATGCTTCAAATGGTATCGACACAACTCGAATCAGCAGAAAAATCGCTAATTGAACTATCAAAGAAAGGTAACAAGACAGGACAATTGAGATTTGCAAGATACGGAGAATATAGGACTTTCACATACAACCAGTCAGGATTCAAAATAGAAACTAATGGAGACAAGACATTGCTATATCTCTCAAAGATTGGACATATAGAAATTAGAAAACACAGGGAAATTCCAGATGATGCAAACATAAAACAAGTTATAGTTACAAAGACACCATCAGGGAAATGGTTTGTGTGTGCGACTGTCGATATTTCAGAACCGCTGATCAGCATCATCCCAAAAATCTCATTTTCAAAGCCAGTTGGAATCGATGTCGGCATAAAATCATTTGCATACGATTCAGACGGATATCAAACACCAAATCCACTAAACCTCAAAAAGATGCTAAAGCCGCTTGCCAGAATTCAGAGAAAAGTATCAAGACGAAAAAAAGGCAGTAACAACAGACTAAAAGCAATACTGCACATGCAAAAGATACACGAAAAAATAGCAAACAGAAGAAAAGACTTTCAGCACAAGCTTTCAACACAGTATGCAAAAAACAATGATGTCGTATTTGTGGAAAAACTTGAGAATTCCAAACATGGTAAAAAACCACAAATTGGCAAAAAGTATAATGGATTCAAGCTGGGGGACATTTTTGCAAAAACTGGAATACAAGTGCAAGATGCTAGTTGA
- a CDS encoding transposase, which yields MQKLEYKCKMLVEVPSRNTTIDCSRCGNKVSKSLAVRIHRCDKCNLAMDRDYNASINILQKGLNIFNHNTLPQELRELTPVKISKRSMKQEVAVITAFSKEKPKPFRVG from the coding sequence TTGCAAAAACTGGAATACAAGTGCAAGATGCTAGTTGAGGTACCTTCAAGAAACACTACAATAGACTGCTCAAGATGCGGAAACAAGGTTTCAAAAAGTTTGGCAGTTAGAATACACCGATGTGACAAATGCAATTTGGCAATGGACAGAGATTACAATGCAAGCATCAACATCTTGCAAAAAGGATTGAACATATTCAATCACAATACACTACCGCAGGAACTGCGGGAATTAACGCCTGTGAAGATCTCAAAGAGGTCGATGAAGCAGGAAGTAGCAGTCATTACTGCCTTCTCAAAAGAGAAGCCCAAACCCTTTAGGGTTGGGTAG
- a CDS encoding tetratricopeptide repeat protein, with protein sequence MGLFGGKENLEDLLYNAMSLLEKNQPKGAISLFNKALKQEPENTSALFNKGLAFNQIKKYNDAITCFDKLLEINPNDAQAYNNKGIAAAELGNIQGAAECYDKAIESDPKYAASYFNKGVLLDKLKEHEEALQALDRAIAIEPRKPNAMFYKGIILGKMKKHEESLNCFERVYKNNPTHMDAFFHKGIELAELGKHEKAIEIFDQILSKHKDNVNVIYAKSRSKAELGMYPESLELLKQAISKSPKVIRLWAKEEKTFEKFHTNDEFRRIVKL encoded by the coding sequence ATGGGGTTATTTGGTGGAAAAGAGAATCTAGAGGATCTCTTATACAATGCAATGTCACTTTTAGAAAAGAATCAACCAAAAGGAGCCATATCATTATTTAACAAAGCTCTAAAACAAGAACCGGAAAATACATCTGCGTTATTTAACAAGGGTTTAGCATTTAATCAAATAAAAAAATACAATGATGCAATCACATGTTTTGATAAATTACTAGAAATTAATCCAAATGATGCTCAGGCATACAACAACAAAGGGATTGCAGCAGCGGAGTTGGGCAATATTCAAGGTGCAGCAGAATGTTATGACAAAGCAATAGAGTCAGACCCAAAATATGCAGCGTCTTATTTTAACAAAGGAGTGTTGCTGGATAAACTAAAAGAACATGAAGAGGCCCTTCAAGCATTAGACAGAGCAATAGCCATAGAGCCACGAAAGCCCAACGCAATGTTTTACAAGGGAATTATTCTAGGTAAAATGAAAAAACATGAAGAGTCATTGAATTGTTTTGAAAGAGTTTACAAGAACAATCCAACTCACATGGATGCATTCTTCCATAAAGGAATAGAATTGGCAGAGTTGGGAAAACATGAAAAAGCAATAGAGATTTTTGATCAGATTTTATCAAAACACAAAGACAATGTAAACGTCATTTATGCAAAATCAAGAAGCAAGGCAGAGTTGGGAATGTATCCTGAATCATTAGAATTGCTAAAACAGGCAATTTCTAAGAGTCCAAAAGTTATTCGCTTATGGGCAAAGGAAGAAAAAACATTTGAAAAGTTTCACACCAATGATGAATTTAGAAGAATTGTAAAATTATAA